The region CGGGCGAGCGAAACCGCGGGACTTGTGGAAGGAGACGCCCGCCTCTCCTATCCTCCCGGCACCGGTCGGGTCCAGTACCGGGCCGGTTCGCAGCGCTGGCGGGACCGGCAGGGGCGCCGATCCGACGGCCAATCGGAGCCTATTGGAGCCAACGGGAGGCCAAGTGAGAGCCAAGTCGGAGCCAATTGAGGGCCAATTCGGGCTCCAATTGGAGGCCAAGTGATCGTCATCGTCGACTACGGCCTCGGCAACCTGCGCTCCGTGCTCAACGCCTGCGAAGCGCTGGGCGCCGATGCGCGGGTGAGCGGCGAGCCGCAGGCCGTGGCCGACGCGCGCGGGCTGATCCTGCCCGGCGTCGGCGCCTTCGGCGACGGCATGGCGGGCCTTCACGCGCGCGGCCTCGCCGAGCCGATCCGCCGCGCGGCGCGCGAGACGGGCAAGCCGCTGCTCGGCATCTGCCTCGGCATGCAGCTCCTCGCGGCGCGCGGCACCGAGCACGGCAGCCACGAGGGGCTCGGCCTGATCGGCGGCAGCGTCGAGCGGCTGCCGGCCGTGGCACCGGACGGAACGAAACTGCGCCTGCCGCATGTCGGCTGGAACGGCGTGCGCTTCGACCGCCGCGAGGGTCTTTTCGCCGGGTTCGGCGAGCAGGCCGACTTCTACTTCGTCCACGGCTACGCCCTGCGGCCGGAAGATCCCGGCATCGTCGCCGGCACCTGCGGCTATGGCGCGCCGTTCGCCGCGGCGGTCGAGGCGGACAATGTCTGGGCGGCGCAGTTCCACCCGGAGAAGAGCCAGAAGGCCGGCCTCGCCGTGCTGCGCAACTGGCTCACCCGTGTCGCCGCATGGTGAAGCCCCGC is a window of Constrictibacter sp. MBR-5 DNA encoding:
- the hisH gene encoding imidazole glycerol phosphate synthase subunit HisH; translated protein: MIVIVDYGLGNLRSVLNACEALGADARVSGEPQAVADARGLILPGVGAFGDGMAGLHARGLAEPIRRAARETGKPLLGICLGMQLLAARGTEHGSHEGLGLIGGSVERLPAVAPDGTKLRLPHVGWNGVRFDRREGLFAGFGEQADFYFVHGYALRPEDPGIVAGTCGYGAPFAAAVEADNVWAAQFHPEKSQKAGLAVLRNWLTRVAAW